A genomic window from Phocoena sinus isolate mPhoSin1 chromosome 20, mPhoSin1.pri, whole genome shotgun sequence includes:
- the SRP68 gene encoding signal recognition particle subunit SRP68 isoform X3 — translation MAAEKQVPAGGGGSSSGGSGGGRGAGGEENKENERPSAGSKANKEFGDSLSLEILQIIKESQQQHGLRHGDFQRYRGYCSRRQRRLRKTLNFKMGNRHKFTGKKVTEDLLTDNRYLLLVLMDAERAWSYAMQLKQEANTEPRKRFHLLSRLRKAVKHAEELERLCESNRVDAKTKLEAQAYTAYLSGMLRFEHQEWKAAIEAFNKCKTIYEKLASAFTEEQAVLYNQRVEEISPNIRYCAYNIGDQSAINELMQMRLRSGGTEGLLAEKLEALITQTRAKQAATMSEVEWRGRTVPVKIDKVRIFLLGLADNESAIAQAESEETKERLFESMLSECRDAIQAVREELKPDQKQRDYILEGESGKVSNLQYLHSYLTYIKLSTAIKRNENMAKGLQKAVLQQQPEDDSKRSPRPQDLIRLYDIILQNLVELLQLPGLEEDRAFQKEIGLKTLVYKAYRCFFIAQSYVLVKKWSEALVLYDRVLKYADEVNSDAGAFKNSLKDLPDVQQLITQVRSEKCSLQAAAILDTNDSHQTETSFQVKDNKPLVERFETFCLDPSLVTKQANLVHFPPGFQPIPCKPLFFDLALNHVAFPPLEDKLEQKTKSGFTGYIKGIFGFRS, via the exons ATGGCTGCTGAGAAACAGGTTCCTGCAGGCGGCGGTGGTAGCAGCAGCGGCGGTAGCGGTGGTGGACGCGGTGCCGGAGgagaggaaaataaggaaaacGAACGGCCTTCAGCTGGATCGAAGGCAAACAAAGAATTCGGAGATAGCCTGAGTTTGGAGA TTCTTCAGATTATTAAGGAATCCCAGCAGCAGCATGGTTTACGGCATGGAGATTTTCAGAGGTACAG AGGCTACTGTTCCCGTAGACAAAGACGTCTTCGGAAAACACTCAACTTCAAGATGGGGAACAGACACAAATTCACAGGGAAAAAAGTAACTGAAGATCTTCTGACTGATAACAG ATATTTGCTTCTGGTTCTGATGGATGCTGAGAGAGCCTGGAGCTATGCCATGCAGCTCAAACAGGAAGCCAACACTGAACCCCGAAAACGGTTCCACTTGTTATCTCGCCTACGCAAAGCTGTGAAGCATGCGGAGGAGTTGGAACGCTTGTGTGAGAGCAATCGTGTGGACGCCAAGACCAAGTTGGAGGCTCAG GCTTACACAGCTTACCTCTCAGGAATGCTGCGGTTTGAACATCAAGAATGGAAAGCTGCCATTGAGGCTTTTAACAAATGCAA GACTATCTATGAGAAGCTGGCCAGCGCTTTCACAGAAGAGCAGGCTGTGCTGTACAACCAGCGAGTGGAGGAGATCTCGCCCAACATCCGCTACTGTGCATATAACATTG ggGACCAGTCAGCTATCAATGAACTCATGCAGATGAGATTGAGGTCTGGGGGCACTGAGGGTCTCCTGGCTGAAAAATTGGAG GCCTTGATCACTCAGACTCGAGCCAAGCAGGCAGCCACCATGAGTGAAGTGGAATGGAGAGGCAGAACGGTCCCGGTGAAGATCGACAAAGTGAGGATCTTTTTACTGGGATTGGCCGACAATGAGTCAGCCATCGCCCAG GCTGAAAGTGAAGAAACCAAGGAGCGTCTGTTTGAATCCATGCTCAGTGAGTGTCGGGACGCCATCCAGGCCGTTCGGGAAGAGCTCAAGCCAGATCAG AAACAGAGAGATTATATCCTTGAAGGGGAATCGGGGAAGGTATCTAATCTTCAGTACCTGCACAG CTACCTGACTTACATCAAGCTGTCCACAGCAATCAAGCGGAACGAGAACATGGCTAAAGGCCTGCAGAAGGCGGTGCTGCAGCAGCAGCCAGAGGACGACAGCAAGCGCTCCCCCCGGCCCCAGGACCTGATCCGGCTCTATGACATCATTCTTCAG AATCTGGTGGAATTGCTCCAGCTTCCTGGCTTAGAGGAGGACAGAGCCTTCCAGAAAGAGATAGGCCTTAAAACTCTGGTCTACAAGGCTTACAG GTGTTTCTTCATCGCTCAGTCCTATGTGCTGGTGAAGAAGTGGAGCGAAGCCCTTGTCCTGTACGACAGGGTCCTGAAGTACGCAGATGAGGTGAATTCTGATGCCGGAGCCTTCAAGAACAGCCTAAAG GACCTGCCTGATGTGCAACAGCTCATCACGCAAGTGAGGTCGGAAAAGTGCTCTCTGCAGGCGGCCGCGATCCTGG ATACAAATGATTCCCACCAAACAGAGACCTCTTTTCAAGTCAAGGACAATAAG CCCCTGGTCGAACGGTTTGAGACATTCTGCCTGGACCCTTCCCTCGTCACCAAGCAAGCCAACCTCGTGCACTTCCCGCCGGGATTCCAGCCCATCCCATGCAAGCCTTTGTTCTTTGACCTGGCCCTCAACCACGTGGCTTTCCCACCTCTTGAGGACAAGTTGGAGCAGAAGACCAAGAGTGGCTTCACTGGATATATCAAGGGCATCTTTGGATTCAGGAGCTAA
- the SRP68 gene encoding signal recognition particle subunit SRP68 isoform X1, with amino-acid sequence MAAEKQVPAGGGGSSSGGSGGGRGAGGEENKENERPSAGSKANKEFGDSLSLEILQIIKESQQQHGLRHGDFQRYRGYCSRRQRRLRKTLNFKMGNRHKFTGKKVTEDLLTDNRYLLLVLMDAERAWSYAMQLKQEANTEPRKRFHLLSRLRKAVKHAEELERLCESNRVDAKTKLEAQAYTAYLSGMLRFEHQEWKAAIEAFNKCKTIYEKLASAFTEEQAVLYNQRVEEISPNIRYCAYNIGDQSAINELMQMRLRSGGTEGLLAEKLEALITQTRAKQAATMSEVEWRGRTVPVKIDKVRIFLLGLADNESAIAQAESEETKERLFESMLSECRDAIQAVREELKPDQKQRDYILEGESGKVSNLQYLHSYLTYIKLSTAIKRNENMAKGLQKAVLQQQPEDDSKRSPRPQDLIRLYDIILQNLVELLQLPGLEEDRAFQKEIGLKTLVYKAYRCFFIAQSYVLVKKWSEALVLYDRVLKYADEVNSDAGAFKNSLKIQMIPTKQRPLFKSRTISPWSNGLRHSAWTLPSSPSKPTSCTSRRDSSPSHASLCSLTWPSTTWLSHLLRTSWSRRPRVASLDISRASLDSGANQAFPWGQGEILTLNLYCEKTPAASMILNPGLHWPRAEVQHPQPCIPMSCVFVHFHS; translated from the exons ATGGCTGCTGAGAAACAGGTTCCTGCAGGCGGCGGTGGTAGCAGCAGCGGCGGTAGCGGTGGTGGACGCGGTGCCGGAGgagaggaaaataaggaaaacGAACGGCCTTCAGCTGGATCGAAGGCAAACAAAGAATTCGGAGATAGCCTGAGTTTGGAGA TTCTTCAGATTATTAAGGAATCCCAGCAGCAGCATGGTTTACGGCATGGAGATTTTCAGAGGTACAG AGGCTACTGTTCCCGTAGACAAAGACGTCTTCGGAAAACACTCAACTTCAAGATGGGGAACAGACACAAATTCACAGGGAAAAAAGTAACTGAAGATCTTCTGACTGATAACAG ATATTTGCTTCTGGTTCTGATGGATGCTGAGAGAGCCTGGAGCTATGCCATGCAGCTCAAACAGGAAGCCAACACTGAACCCCGAAAACGGTTCCACTTGTTATCTCGCCTACGCAAAGCTGTGAAGCATGCGGAGGAGTTGGAACGCTTGTGTGAGAGCAATCGTGTGGACGCCAAGACCAAGTTGGAGGCTCAG GCTTACACAGCTTACCTCTCAGGAATGCTGCGGTTTGAACATCAAGAATGGAAAGCTGCCATTGAGGCTTTTAACAAATGCAA GACTATCTATGAGAAGCTGGCCAGCGCTTTCACAGAAGAGCAGGCTGTGCTGTACAACCAGCGAGTGGAGGAGATCTCGCCCAACATCCGCTACTGTGCATATAACATTG ggGACCAGTCAGCTATCAATGAACTCATGCAGATGAGATTGAGGTCTGGGGGCACTGAGGGTCTCCTGGCTGAAAAATTGGAG GCCTTGATCACTCAGACTCGAGCCAAGCAGGCAGCCACCATGAGTGAAGTGGAATGGAGAGGCAGAACGGTCCCGGTGAAGATCGACAAAGTGAGGATCTTTTTACTGGGATTGGCCGACAATGAGTCAGCCATCGCCCAG GCTGAAAGTGAAGAAACCAAGGAGCGTCTGTTTGAATCCATGCTCAGTGAGTGTCGGGACGCCATCCAGGCCGTTCGGGAAGAGCTCAAGCCAGATCAG AAACAGAGAGATTATATCCTTGAAGGGGAATCGGGGAAGGTATCTAATCTTCAGTACCTGCACAG CTACCTGACTTACATCAAGCTGTCCACAGCAATCAAGCGGAACGAGAACATGGCTAAAGGCCTGCAGAAGGCGGTGCTGCAGCAGCAGCCAGAGGACGACAGCAAGCGCTCCCCCCGGCCCCAGGACCTGATCCGGCTCTATGACATCATTCTTCAG AATCTGGTGGAATTGCTCCAGCTTCCTGGCTTAGAGGAGGACAGAGCCTTCCAGAAAGAGATAGGCCTTAAAACTCTGGTCTACAAGGCTTACAG GTGTTTCTTCATCGCTCAGTCCTATGTGCTGGTGAAGAAGTGGAGCGAAGCCCTTGTCCTGTACGACAGGGTCCTGAAGTACGCAGATGAGGTGAATTCTGATGCCGGAGCCTTCAAGAACAGCCTAAAG ATACAAATGATTCCCACCAAACAGAGACCTCTTTTCAAGTCAAGGACAATAAG CCCCTGGTCGAACGGTTTGAGACATTCTGCCTGGACCCTTCCCTCGTCACCAAGCAAGCCAACCTCGTGCACTTCCCGCCGGGATTCCAGCCCATCCCATGCAAGCCTTTGTTCTTTGACCTGGCCCTCAACCACGTGGCTTTCCCACCTCTTGAGGACAAGTTGGAGCAGAAGACCAAGAGTGGCTTCACTGGATATATCAAGGGCATCTTTGGATTCAGGAGCTAACCAGGCTTTtccttgggggcagggggagattCTGACTCTTAATCTGTATTGTGAGAAAACCCCAGCAGCTTCCATGATATTAAATCCAGGTCTGCATTGGCCCAGGGCAGAAGTTCAACATCCTCAACCCTGCATTCCTATGTCTTGTGTGTTTGTACACTTCCATTCTTAA
- the SRP68 gene encoding signal recognition particle subunit SRP68 isoform X2 produces MAAEKQVPAGGGGSSSGGSGGGRGAGGEENKENERPSAGSKANKEFGDSLSLEILQIIKESQQQHGLRHGDFQRYRYLLLVLMDAERAWSYAMQLKQEANTEPRKRFHLLSRLRKAVKHAEELERLCESNRVDAKTKLEAQAYTAYLSGMLRFEHQEWKAAIEAFNKCKTIYEKLASAFTEEQAVLYNQRVEEISPNIRYCAYNIGDQSAINELMQMRLRSGGTEGLLAEKLEALITQTRAKQAATMSEVEWRGRTVPVKIDKVRIFLLGLADNESAIAQAESEETKERLFESMLSECRDAIQAVREELKPDQKQRDYILEGESGKVSNLQYLHSYLTYIKLSTAIKRNENMAKGLQKAVLQQQPEDDSKRSPRPQDLIRLYDIILQNLVELLQLPGLEEDRAFQKEIGLKTLVYKAYRCFFIAQSYVLVKKWSEALVLYDRVLKYADEVNSDAGAFKNSLKDLPDVQQLITQVRSEKCSLQAAAILDTNDSHQTETSFQVKDNKPLVERFETFCLDPSLVTKQANLVHFPPGFQPIPCKPLFFDLALNHVAFPPLEDKLEQKTKSGFTGYIKGIFGFRS; encoded by the exons ATGGCTGCTGAGAAACAGGTTCCTGCAGGCGGCGGTGGTAGCAGCAGCGGCGGTAGCGGTGGTGGACGCGGTGCCGGAGgagaggaaaataaggaaaacGAACGGCCTTCAGCTGGATCGAAGGCAAACAAAGAATTCGGAGATAGCCTGAGTTTGGAGA TTCTTCAGATTATTAAGGAATCCCAGCAGCAGCATGGTTTACGGCATGGAGATTTTCAGAGGTACAG ATATTTGCTTCTGGTTCTGATGGATGCTGAGAGAGCCTGGAGCTATGCCATGCAGCTCAAACAGGAAGCCAACACTGAACCCCGAAAACGGTTCCACTTGTTATCTCGCCTACGCAAAGCTGTGAAGCATGCGGAGGAGTTGGAACGCTTGTGTGAGAGCAATCGTGTGGACGCCAAGACCAAGTTGGAGGCTCAG GCTTACACAGCTTACCTCTCAGGAATGCTGCGGTTTGAACATCAAGAATGGAAAGCTGCCATTGAGGCTTTTAACAAATGCAA GACTATCTATGAGAAGCTGGCCAGCGCTTTCACAGAAGAGCAGGCTGTGCTGTACAACCAGCGAGTGGAGGAGATCTCGCCCAACATCCGCTACTGTGCATATAACATTG ggGACCAGTCAGCTATCAATGAACTCATGCAGATGAGATTGAGGTCTGGGGGCACTGAGGGTCTCCTGGCTGAAAAATTGGAG GCCTTGATCACTCAGACTCGAGCCAAGCAGGCAGCCACCATGAGTGAAGTGGAATGGAGAGGCAGAACGGTCCCGGTGAAGATCGACAAAGTGAGGATCTTTTTACTGGGATTGGCCGACAATGAGTCAGCCATCGCCCAG GCTGAAAGTGAAGAAACCAAGGAGCGTCTGTTTGAATCCATGCTCAGTGAGTGTCGGGACGCCATCCAGGCCGTTCGGGAAGAGCTCAAGCCAGATCAG AAACAGAGAGATTATATCCTTGAAGGGGAATCGGGGAAGGTATCTAATCTTCAGTACCTGCACAG CTACCTGACTTACATCAAGCTGTCCACAGCAATCAAGCGGAACGAGAACATGGCTAAAGGCCTGCAGAAGGCGGTGCTGCAGCAGCAGCCAGAGGACGACAGCAAGCGCTCCCCCCGGCCCCAGGACCTGATCCGGCTCTATGACATCATTCTTCAG AATCTGGTGGAATTGCTCCAGCTTCCTGGCTTAGAGGAGGACAGAGCCTTCCAGAAAGAGATAGGCCTTAAAACTCTGGTCTACAAGGCTTACAG GTGTTTCTTCATCGCTCAGTCCTATGTGCTGGTGAAGAAGTGGAGCGAAGCCCTTGTCCTGTACGACAGGGTCCTGAAGTACGCAGATGAGGTGAATTCTGATGCCGGAGCCTTCAAGAACAGCCTAAAG GACCTGCCTGATGTGCAACAGCTCATCACGCAAGTGAGGTCGGAAAAGTGCTCTCTGCAGGCGGCCGCGATCCTGG ATACAAATGATTCCCACCAAACAGAGACCTCTTTTCAAGTCAAGGACAATAAG CCCCTGGTCGAACGGTTTGAGACATTCTGCCTGGACCCTTCCCTCGTCACCAAGCAAGCCAACCTCGTGCACTTCCCGCCGGGATTCCAGCCCATCCCATGCAAGCCTTTGTTCTTTGACCTGGCCCTCAACCACGTGGCTTTCCCACCTCTTGAGGACAAGTTGGAGCAGAAGACCAAGAGTGGCTTCACTGGATATATCAAGGGCATCTTTGGATTCAGGAGCTAA